A genomic region of Candidatus Limnocylindrales bacterium contains the following coding sequences:
- a CDS encoding nitroreductase family deazaflavin-dependent oxidoreductase yields the protein MPDYSLFGDEHVRQYEATGGKVGHDWNGTSCLVLHTIGRKSGKTRKFPLIYGRDGDDYVLIASKGGAPQNPGWYENLVAHPDVSIQVRDKIIPVTARTGSAEDKKRVWPMMAKQWPGYDDYQAGSSRDIPVVLLRPR from the coding sequence ATGCCTGACTACAGTCTTTTCGGCGACGAACACGTTCGGCAATACGAGGCGACCGGCGGCAAGGTCGGACACGACTGGAACGGCACGAGTTGCCTCGTGCTTCACACCATCGGTCGGAAATCCGGCAAGACGCGCAAGTTTCCGCTGATCTACGGACGCGATGGCGACGACTACGTGCTCATCGCATCCAAGGGCGGCGCGCCGCAGAATCCGGGCTGGTACGAGAATCTGGTCGCACACCCCGACGTGTCGATTCAGGTTCGCGACAAGATCATTCCGGTCACGGCGCGCACCGGCAGCGCGGAAGACAAGAAACGCGTCTGGCCGATGATGGCGAAGCAGTGGCCCGGCTACGACGACTACCAGGCCGGATCGTCGCGCGACATTCCGGTGGTTCTGCTGCGCCCGCGCTGA
- a CDS encoding ice-binding family protein, with protein sequence MKLRRSLTFSVALSMMASPVSLYAAVRPDLGTAIDFAVLGATTVTSTGLTVVNGDLGVSPGTAVTGFYPPGIVNGTIYSGFSSNAGPGQADALDAYNFVAGQACNTDLTGSDLGGLTLTPGVYCFDSSAELTGTLTLDFQGNSSAVFIFQIGSTLTTASNASVVTINGFPSCNNVIWQVGSSATLGTGTAFFGDILASESITMTTDASNDGSLYALNGAVTLDTNVISACGPSCGSNAECLDDGNVCTTQICAPADPVADVDGCTFPNNTLTCDDALFCTVGDVCAGGTCSGTARDCADANSCTNDSCSEATDVCLHTNNSIACDDLQFCTTGDACSGGTCGGVPRDCTDSNVCTNDSCDEAGGICTHNDNTGLCDDGLFCTDGDSCSAGNCIPGAARDCGDANACTIDSCNENTDTCTHANNPIACDDGQFCTVGDVCTGGACAGVPRDCGDSNLCTNDACIEATDTCAHVNNAVPCDDGEFCTVGDACDSGTCLAGPARDCTDANACTIDSCVEATDLCMHVSATCGNGIVELACGEQCDVPGGELCNNGTDDDGDGEIDCADSDCVDAIPPSCSDECQLLVPCIPLLRDPAMVYLSEVDPRAVRSGDFSFHGRMVPTTDVNPALETFTIMLSNAAGTIFRADLPAGELRATRKSRFLFKAPDLQGDGIQSVRVKRRRDGGVYGYGVRVKVSADLSSATVPRMTTQIYLGNDVAFVTANWKLGNGRWTLSQSQY encoded by the coding sequence GTGAAACTTCGTAGAAGCCTGACTTTTTCTGTGGCGTTGTCGATGATGGCATCTCCGGTTTCGCTGTACGCGGCCGTTCGTCCTGACCTCGGCACGGCAATCGACTTCGCGGTACTCGGAGCGACCACCGTAACCAGTACCGGACTCACCGTCGTCAATGGCGATCTCGGTGTGAGCCCTGGCACCGCGGTTACGGGGTTTTATCCTCCCGGAATCGTCAACGGGACGATCTACTCGGGATTCAGCTCGAACGCCGGTCCGGGTCAGGCCGATGCACTCGACGCATACAACTTCGTTGCCGGACAGGCGTGCAATACCGACTTGACGGGCAGCGATCTCGGCGGCCTCACGCTTACTCCCGGAGTCTATTGTTTCGACAGCTCGGCGGAACTGACGGGAACGCTGACCCTGGACTTCCAGGGCAACTCCAGCGCCGTCTTCATCTTTCAGATCGGAAGTACGCTGACCACGGCAAGCAATGCGAGCGTGGTGACGATCAACGGATTTCCGTCCTGCAACAACGTCATCTGGCAAGTCGGCAGCTCCGCCACTCTCGGAACGGGAACGGCGTTCTTCGGAGACATCCTGGCCTCCGAATCCATCACGATGACGACTGACGCATCCAACGACGGCAGCCTGTATGCCCTCAACGGCGCAGTTACGCTGGACACCAACGTCATTTCCGCGTGCGGGCCGTCGTGCGGCAGCAATGCGGAGTGTCTCGACGACGGCAACGTCTGTACCACCCAGATTTGCGCTCCCGCCGACCCGGTCGCAGACGTCGACGGATGTACTTTTCCGAACAATACCCTGACTTGCGATGATGCCCTGTTCTGCACTGTCGGCGACGTGTGCGCGGGCGGCACCTGCTCCGGCACGGCGCGCGACTGCGCGGACGCGAATTCATGCACCAACGACTCGTGCAGCGAAGCCACGGATGTCTGCCTGCACACGAACAACTCGATTGCGTGCGATGACCTGCAGTTCTGCACCACGGGGGATGCCTGCAGCGGGGGCACCTGCGGCGGTGTGCCTCGCGACTGTACCGATTCGAACGTCTGTACGAACGACTCCTGCGACGAGGCGGGCGGGATCTGCACTCACAACGACAATACCGGTCTCTGCGACGACGGGTTGTTCTGTACGGACGGAGACTCGTGCAGCGCCGGCAACTGCATCCCCGGTGCCGCGCGCGATTGCGGCGACGCAAACGCGTGCACCATCGATTCGTGCAACGAGAACACCGATACCTGCACGCACGCGAACAACCCGATTGCCTGCGATGACGGCCAGTTCTGCACGGTCGGCGACGTCTGTACCGGCGGCGCCTGCGCCGGCGTGCCGCGCGATTGCGGCGACTCGAACCTGTGCACGAATGATGCGTGCATCGAAGCGACCGACACCTGCGCGCACGTGAACAACGCCGTCCCGTGCGATGACGGAGAGTTCTGCACGGTGGGCGATGCCTGCGACAGCGGCACGTGCCTGGCCGGGCCGGCCCGCGACTGCACCGATGCCAATGCGTGCACCATCGATTCGTGCGTCGAAGCGACCGACCTCTGCATGCACGTGAGCGCGACCTGCGGCAATGGAATCGTCGAGCTCGCCTGCGGCGAGCAGTGCGATGTGCCCGGTGGAGAGCTCTGCAACAACGGAACCGATGACGATGGAGATGGGGAGATCGATTGCGCGGATAGCGACTGCGTGGATGCCATTCCACCAAGCTGCAGCGATGAGTGCCAGCTCCTCGTCCCGTGCATTCCGCTGCTGCGGGATCCGGCCATGGTGTATCTGTCGGAAGTCGACCCTCGTGCCGTTCGAAGCGGAGACTTCAGTTTCCACGGCCGAATGGTGCCGACGACAGACGTGAACCCCGCCCTCGAGACCTTCACGATCATGCTCAGCAACGCCGCCGGCACAATTTTCCGCGCGGACCTGCCGGCGGGAGAGCTGAGGGCGACACGCAAAAGCAGGTTTCTCTTCAAGGCGCCGGACCTGCAGGGAGACGGCATCCAGAGCGTCCGCGTCAAGCGGCGCAGGGACGGCGGCGTTTACGGATACGGCGTCCGGGTCAAAGTCTCCGCCGATCTCTCGAGCGCGACCGTCCCGCGGATGACGACCCAGATCTATCTCGGCAATGACGTCGCGTTCGTCACGGCGAACTGGAAGCTCGGCAACGGACGCTGGACGCTTTCGCAAAGCCAGTACTGA
- a CDS encoding peroxiredoxin produces MRNSITLRLGLAAVALALLGAGAAHAGMLSPGASMPHFELRDQEGRMVSSNDLAGKRYLLWFYPKAMTPGCTIEAKSLRDNYSTLEKAGVVVLGVSFDEPASNKQFVAAEALPFRLLSDTDRKLAVAVGAAESTDAKTARRISYLVGADGKIEKAYDNVDPNVHAGQVVSDCSANGK; encoded by the coding sequence ATGAGAAATTCGATCACGCTTCGACTCGGACTTGCTGCAGTTGCACTGGCGCTGCTCGGCGCAGGCGCCGCCCATGCCGGCATGCTCTCGCCCGGCGCATCGATGCCGCATTTCGAGCTTCGCGACCAGGAAGGCCGCATGGTCAGCTCCAACGATCTTGCCGGCAAGCGCTATCTGTTGTGGTTTTATCCGAAGGCCATGACGCCGGGCTGTACGATTGAAGCGAAGAGCCTGCGCGACAACTATTCGACGCTGGAGAAAGCCGGAGTCGTCGTGCTCGGCGTTTCGTTCGACGAACCGGCGAGCAACAAACAGTTCGTCGCCGCCGAAGCGCTGCCGTTCCGACTGCTCTCGGACACGGACCGAAAACTCGCGGTAGCCGTCGGCGCGGCCGAATCGACGGATGCAAAGACCGCACGGCGGATTTCGTACCTGGTCGGCGCCGACGGAAAGATCGAGAAGGCCTACGATAACGTCGATCCGAACGTGCACGCCGGACAGGTCGTTTCGGACTGCTCGGCGAATGGGAAGTAA
- a CDS encoding LLM class F420-dependent oxidoreductase: MRKVRGPAKPSGGGGYDGVRGVYFCPHRQKKPRMSASLSIVLPYWLDRPNLEAVEIARNADAAGFGALWVGEMMTFDAFALACVIARETTAIRLVVGPLAVGVRTPASLALGMASVRTLGARDADLALGASNQLVVTAWHGRNFAHPVARMRETVDALRPMLAGERSSASGTHESSTGFRTAGDPSHATITVAAFGKRMLELASAVADRVVVNLVTSEQVARTKAAIAHAARAAGRDAPPLAVWVPVAIDPGPAAWQQLARQLVVYAGAPGYGEMFAEAGFASTVSLARSGAHPREILAAMPRELMQSIGAVGSADEVRRRLGQYADAGADEIGIVPVTADDPAGARLMDELRPD, from the coding sequence ATAAGGAAAGTCCGGGGCCCGGCCAAGCCCTCGGGTGGCGGCGGGTACGATGGCGTTCGCGGGGTTTACTTCTGCCCGCACAGGCAGAAGAAACCTCGCATGTCCGCCTCATTGTCGATCGTGCTTCCGTACTGGCTCGACCGCCCCAATCTCGAAGCCGTCGAGATCGCCAGAAACGCCGACGCCGCGGGCTTCGGCGCATTGTGGGTCGGCGAAATGATGACGTTCGATGCGTTCGCGCTCGCATGCGTGATCGCACGCGAGACCACGGCGATACGGCTCGTCGTCGGCCCGCTTGCGGTCGGCGTGCGAACGCCGGCTTCGCTCGCACTTGGAATGGCGTCGGTCCGGACGCTCGGCGCGCGCGATGCCGATCTGGCTCTCGGCGCATCGAACCAGCTGGTGGTCACGGCGTGGCACGGCCGCAACTTCGCGCATCCCGTTGCACGGATGCGCGAGACGGTGGACGCGCTGCGTCCGATGCTTGCCGGCGAGCGTTCGTCCGCGAGCGGAACGCACGAGTCTTCGACGGGATTTCGCACCGCCGGCGATCCGTCACACGCCACCATCACCGTCGCGGCGTTCGGCAAGAGGATGCTCGAGCTGGCCTCGGCGGTCGCCGACCGCGTCGTCGTCAATCTCGTCACCAGCGAGCAGGTCGCGCGCACCAAGGCGGCGATTGCGCATGCGGCACGCGCAGCCGGCCGAGATGCGCCGCCGCTTGCGGTCTGGGTGCCGGTTGCGATCGATCCCGGGCCCGCAGCGTGGCAGCAGCTTGCCCGTCAGCTCGTCGTCTACGCCGGGGCACCCGGCTACGGCGAGATGTTCGCGGAGGCGGGCTTTGCGAGCACGGTCTCGCTCGCCCGCAGCGGCGCTCATCCGCGAGAGATCCTCGCGGCGATGCCGCGCGAGCTCATGCAATCGATCGGCGCAGTCGGAAGCGCGGACGAAGTGCGCCGGCGTCTCGGCCAGTACGCCGACGCCGGTGCCGATGAGATAGGAATCGTACCCGTTACCGCCGACGATCCCGCAGGCGCGCGCCTGATGGACGAGCTGCGGCCGGATTGA
- a CDS encoding sterol desaturase family protein: MTVLVMFGAIAGFFFVVERLFPRVPAQRIMRRGFFADMLYLPVQYVLRVLISFLGASLLTEIGSRSLPGSVSILSGRPIWLQAIVVVIVLDFFFYVMHRLKHRWHWWWRLHETHHSSEEMDFLSSVRFHPLEKLLDRVIFLLPLTVLGADEPALLVWSGIDVFFGMLNHSNTRIRLGPLHAIFVGPEMHLWHHVQDPVRGDCNFGNNLSIFDWMFGTARLHDEEPVHFGIETPDFPHESFVRQFFFAFRTRDQFDIARTMASVEQQAARLKLGKDGAALGRAATE; the protein is encoded by the coding sequence ATGACGGTCCTGGTCATGTTCGGCGCGATCGCCGGTTTCTTCTTCGTCGTCGAGCGGCTGTTCCCGCGCGTGCCCGCGCAGCGCATCATGCGCCGCGGATTTTTCGCCGACATGCTCTATCTGCCGGTGCAGTACGTGTTGCGCGTGCTGATCAGCTTCCTCGGCGCCAGCCTGCTGACGGAGATCGGCAGCCGCTCGCTGCCGGGATCCGTTTCGATCCTGTCCGGACGACCGATCTGGCTGCAGGCGATCGTGGTGGTCATCGTGCTGGATTTCTTTTTCTACGTGATGCACCGCCTCAAGCATCGCTGGCACTGGTGGTGGAGGCTTCACGAAACCCACCACAGCTCCGAGGAGATGGACTTCCTGTCGTCGGTTCGTTTCCATCCGCTCGAAAAACTGCTCGATCGCGTGATCTTCCTGCTGCCGTTGACCGTGCTCGGCGCCGACGAGCCGGCGCTGCTCGTCTGGTCGGGAATCGACGTCTTTTTCGGCATGCTCAACCATTCCAACACCCGCATCCGTCTCGGCCCGCTGCACGCCATCTTCGTCGGTCCCGAGATGCACCTGTGGCACCATGTGCAGGATCCGGTTCGCGGAGACTGCAACTTCGGCAATAACCTTTCGATCTTCGACTGGATGTTCGGCACCGCGAGGCTCCACGACGAGGAACCGGTGCACTTCGGAATCGAGACCCCGGACTTTCCTCACGAGAGCTTCGTGCGGCAGTTCTTCTTCGCTTTTCGCACGCGCGACCAGTTCGACATCGCGCGCACGATGGCGTCCGTGGAGCAGCAGGCGGCGCGCCTCAAACTCGGCAAAGACGGGGCTGCACTCGGCCGCGCGGCGACCGAGTGA
- a CDS encoding glycosyltransferase family 2 protein has translation MHRGLRVVLVVPVFDEERKIGEVVRRVPRSIVDRILVVDDGSTDTSREVAKAGGAEVLEMGRTVGVGAALRAGFRDARSGGCDVIVVCAGNNKDSPEEIPRLVDAIADGADFVQGSRFLAGGRSGGMPLYRRIATRVHPLLFSLVARKRVSESTNGFRAFRTALLDDPRIRLDQPWLDQYELEPYLYLKAIRLGYDTREVPVTKIYPPRALGYTKMPPVTGWWSMLRPLVLLGLGLRR, from the coding sequence ATGCACCGCGGCCTGCGCGTCGTCCTCGTCGTGCCGGTCTTCGACGAGGAAAGAAAAATCGGCGAGGTCGTCCGGCGCGTGCCGCGCAGCATCGTCGATCGGATCCTGGTCGTCGACGACGGATCCACGGACACGTCACGCGAAGTCGCCAAGGCCGGCGGTGCAGAGGTGCTGGAGATGGGCCGCACGGTCGGCGTGGGAGCCGCGCTGCGCGCCGGATTCCGCGACGCCCGCTCCGGCGGCTGCGACGTGATCGTCGTGTGCGCCGGCAACAACAAGGATTCCCCAGAGGAGATTCCGCGTCTCGTCGACGCCATCGCCGACGGCGCCGATTTCGTTCAGGGCTCGCGTTTCCTCGCCGGCGGACGATCCGGCGGAATGCCGCTGTACCGGCGGATCGCGACGCGGGTGCACCCGCTGCTGTTCTCGCTGGTCGCACGAAAACGCGTCAGCGAGTCGACCAACGGTTTCCGCGCATTCCGCACTGCGCTGCTCGACGATCCGCGCATCCGCCTCGACCAGCCGTGGCTCGACCAGTACGAGCTCGAGCCCTATCTCTACCTGAAAGCCATTCGTCTCGGTTACGATACGCGCGAAGTTCCCGTCACCAAGATCTACCCGCCGCGAGCGCTCGGCTACACCAAGATGCCTCCGGTAACCGGATGGTGGTCGATGCTGAGGCCGCTCGTCCTGCTCGGCCTCGGGCTGAGGAGGTGA